One segment of Pristis pectinata isolate sPriPec2 chromosome 3, sPriPec2.1.pri, whole genome shotgun sequence DNA contains the following:
- the pcsk9 gene encoding proprotein convertase subtilisin/kexin type 9, protein MGGFWARLLIIFCSASLSAASEFAGEQQVDEGETLQGYEVESESRNQNKPAPFHRSNTNAWRLPGQYIVVLKEKTHKSQTERTIHRLRAKAARHGYMSELVLVFHEVFKGFVIKMSSDVLDMALRLPHIEYIEEDSSLFAQTVPWNLNRIVPSGNTAEQYTPPNNGDLAEVYLLDTSVQTNHREIEGKIFVTEFESVPEEDGTRFYRQANKCDSHGTHTAGLVSGRDSGVAKGANVRTVRILNCQGRGTVSGALAGLEFIRKTLMVQPYQPLIVLLPFVGGFSQTLNSACRQLAWTGVALIAAAGNYKDDACLYSPASEPEVITVGATNYDNQPTTTGTLGTNFGRCVDLFAPGDDIVSASSDCLTCFTSKSGTSQAAAHVAGIAAMIMNADPNITVSELRQRLIHYSTKKAINDIWFPEEQRLVTPNRIARLASPVLAENQLLCRTVWSKRSGLAHSAKAIAYCSKNEEMFSCSSFSKNGKRRGEHIEEDQGKKKCIAHNAFGSHGVYAIARCCTWPRAECLINASSVADDGTTHMAGCPHKDYVLTGCSSHSFSTFSDTTMPQANKKCLGQKETTSHASCCQAPNLECKVKEQRSTGQMEKVLVSCDEGWTLTGCSAYSHGSHTHGAYAVDNTCMVIYSGKGKGAAAIGICCRKRRGELKSE, encoded by the exons ATGGGCGGCTTCTGGGCAAGGTTACTGATTATCTTCTGCTCTGCATCTTTGTCGGCCGCCTCGGAGTTTGCAGGGGAGCAGCAGGTCGATGAGGGGGAGACTCTACAGGGCTATGAGGTGGAGTCTGAGAGCAGGAACCAGAACAAGCCTGCACCCTTCCACCGCTCCAACACA AATGCTTGGAGGTTGCCTGGCCAATACATAGTGGTGCTAAAAGAAAAGACTCACAAATCACAGACAGAACGCACCATACACAGGCTCCGTGCCAAGGCAGCCAGGCATGGCTATATGTCTGAACTTGTTCTGGTCTTCCATGAGGTCTTCAAAGGCTTTGTCATCAAAATGAGCAGCGATGTGCTAGACATG GCTCTGAGGCTACCTCACATTGAGTATATTGAAGAAGACTCATCCTTGTTTGCTCAGACTGTCCCTTGGAATCTAAATCGAATTGTTCCTTCAGGGAACACAGCAGAACAGTACACCCCACCAA ATAACGGTGATCTGGCAGAAGTTTACTTACTTGATACTAGTGTGCAGACCAACCATCGAGAGATTGAAGGGAAAATTTTTGTAACAGAATTTGAAAGTGTCCCAGAAGAAGATGGCACTCGATTCTACCGCCAG GCTAATAAATGCGATAGCCATGGAACACACACTGCGGGACTTGTGAGTGGGCGTGACTCCGGTGTTGCCAAAGGAGCAAATGTCCGCACTGTGAGAATTCTTAACTGCCAGGGCAGGGGTACTGTAAGTGGAGCACTGGCTG GTTTGGAGTTTATCAGAAAAACTCTGATGGTTCAGCCCTACCAACCTTTGATTGTGCTGTTGCCCTTTGTTGGAGGATTTAGTCAGACCCTGAACTCAGCCTGCAGACAATTGGCATGGACAGGCGTGGCATTAATTGCAGCTGCCGGGAattacaaggatgatgcctgcTTGTATTCGCCTGCATCAGAACCAGAG gttATCACTGTAGGAGCCACAAATTATGACAACCAGCCAACTACAACAGGAACCCTGGGAACTAACTTCGGTCGTTGCGTTGACCTTTTTGCTCCTGGTGATGACATTGTCAGCGCTTCCAGTGACTGCCTCACATGCTTCACTTCGAAGAGTGGAACATCACAGGCTGCAGCTCATGTGGCAG GCATTGCAGCGATGATAATGAATGCTGACCCTAACATCACTGTATCTGAACTACGCCAGAGACTAATTCATTATTCCACAAAGAAAGCAATCAACGACATCTGGTTTCCAGAGGAACAACGCCTAGTCACACCCAACAGAATTGCAAGATTGGCTTCACCTGTGCTAGCAG AGAACCAGCTGTTGTGCCGGACAGTGTGGTCGAAGAGGTCGGGGCTCGCACACTCAGCCAAAGCTATAGCATACTGTAGCAAGAATGAGGAAATGTTCAGCTGTTCCAGTTTCTCGAAGAatggaaagagaagaggggaaCATATAGAG GAAGACCAAGGCAAGAAGAAGTGCATAGCTCACAATGCCTTTGGCAGTCATGGAGTTTATGCTATTGCCAGATGCTGCACTTGGCCAAGAGCTGAATGTCTCATCAATGCAAGTTCAGTGGCTGATGATGGCACCACACATATGGCAGGCTGTCCACACAAGGATTATGTTCTCACTG GCTGCAGCTCACATTCCTTTTCAACATTCAGTGATACAACAATGCCTCAAGCAAACAAGAAGTGTCTTGGGCAAAAGGAGACAACCTCGCATGCTTCCTGTTGCCAAGCTCCAAACCTCGAGTGCAAGGTGAAGGAACAACGTTCTACAGGCCAAATGGAAAAG GTGTTGGTGTCATGTGATGAAGGCTGGACCCTGACTGGGTGCAGTGCATATTCCCATGGGTCTCACACTCATGGAGCATACGCCGTGGACAACACTTGCATGGTAATTTACTCAGGAAAGGGGAAAGGTGCTGCAGCCATTGGCATTTGCTGCCGGAAGAGAAGAGGAGAACTGAAGTCTGAGTAA